The segment CATCGACGCGGAACAAAAGTTCGACCGGGTCAAGGCCCAGTTGAAGGCGCGCCTGGGAACCGAAGTCTATTCGAGCTGGTTCGGGCGCATGAAGGTCGCCGAGGCGTCCCGGGGCATTGTCCGCATCTCTGTGCCCACCGCCTTCCTGCGCTCGTGGATCAACGGCCACTACCTAGACCTCATCGCCGAGCTGTGGAAACACGAGGATCCTGAAATCCTCAAGATCGAGATCGTCGTGCGCACCGCTACCCGTCCGGGGCGCAGCGGCGTCGAACCCGAAGTGGCGCCGGCGCGCAAGATGACCAGGCAAGCGCAAACGGCGCTGGCCGCGGGAACAGCAGGCCCCGGCAGGGTGGAGCGAGTACCGGCACCTCGCCCGGGAATGCCTGCCGAGACCGAGTTCCGGCACAATGTGCTCGGTTCGCCGCTTGACCCGCGCTACACGTTCGGCTCCTTCATCGAGGGACCGTCGAACCGAGTGGCCTTCGCCGCCGCCAAGGCGGTGGCGGAATCGCAGTCGAGCGCGGTGCGCTTCAATCCGCTGTTTCTGCACGCGACGGTGGGGCTGGGCAAGACGCACCTGCTGCAGGCGATCGCGGCGGAATCGCTGAAGCAGAATCCGAAGTCGCGCGTCGTCTATCTCACGGCCGAATATTTCATGTGGCGGTTTGCCACCGCAATCCGCGACAACAACGCGCTGACGCTGAAGGAACAGTTGCGCGACATCGACCTGCTCATCATCGACGATATGCAGTTCCTGCAAGGCAAGTCGATCCAGCATGAATTCTGCCATCTGATCAACATGCTGCTCGACAGCGCCAAGCAGGTGGTGGTCGCCGCCGACCGGCCGCCGTCGGAACTGGAATCACTGGAGCCACGCGTCCGCTCGCGCCTCAACG is part of the Mesorhizobium sp. L-2-11 genome and harbors:
- the dnaA gene encoding chromosomal replication initiator protein DnaA translates to MQSGIERELTGDLPFPGTLTGGDAMSASIDAEQKFDRVKAQLKARLGTEVYSSWFGRMKVAEASRGIVRISVPTAFLRSWINGHYLDLIAELWKHEDPEILKIEIVVRTATRPGRSGVEPEVAPARKMTRQAQTALAAGTAGPGRVERVPAPRPGMPAETEFRHNVLGSPLDPRYTFGSFIEGPSNRVAFAAAKAVAESQSSAVRFNPLFLHATVGLGKTHLLQAIAAESLKQNPKSRVVYLTAEYFMWRFATAIRDNNALTLKEQLRDIDLLIIDDMQFLQGKSIQHEFCHLINMLLDSAKQVVVAADRPPSELESLEPRVRSRLNGGVALEMSAPDFAMRIGMLKLRLATAKADDASLDISEEILNHVARTVTGSGRELEGAFNQLLFRQSFEPQITIDRIDEILGHIYRSGEPKRVRIEDIQRIVARHYNVSKTELLSNRRTRTIVKPRQVAMYLSKVMTPRSLPEIGRRFGGRDHTTVLHAVRKIEDLSGVDNTLAQELELLRRLINDQA